The Cronobacter sakazakii genome has a window encoding:
- a CDS encoding EAL domain-containing protein: protein MIVSLDTRYQSHLLFAPIAYTSGGLLGMEVIAHFTSLNAQIRFPTEFIIPRINSEERLMLFYEKISLLEKWREAFIKNSLFAVVNIDQKIASAILSSPTLRARLAQLPFLELGINENFPELNKGKENKTMFSLSRYFPLMLSNFGAGAATGRAIFDGLFRRVALDKTFVQKRRAGGMFEPFMYAIANQVGPSCQTLILPGVDNDETLEEARRLGFSGAQGTLWPAMDGETLVLTLAMAQ from the coding sequence ATGATTGTTTCGCTCGATACACGGTATCAGTCTCATCTGCTGTTCGCCCCGATCGCCTACACTTCCGGGGGGCTGCTGGGCATGGAAGTTATTGCCCATTTTACCAGCCTGAATGCGCAGATTCGCTTTCCGACGGAATTCATTATCCCACGAATTAATTCTGAAGAAAGATTAATGCTTTTTTACGAAAAAATAAGTTTGCTTGAAAAGTGGCGTGAAGCATTTATAAAAAATTCGCTGTTCGCCGTTGTAAACATTGATCAGAAGATAGCCAGCGCCATTTTATCCAGCCCGACATTACGGGCGCGCCTCGCGCAATTACCGTTTCTTGAGTTAGGTATTAATGAGAATTTTCCTGAACTTAATAAGGGTAAAGAAAATAAAACGATGTTTTCACTTTCGCGTTATTTTCCATTAATGCTGAGCAACTTTGGTGCTGGTGCTGCCACGGGGCGCGCGATCTTCGACGGTCTGTTCCGCCGGGTCGCACTCGATAAAACGTTCGTGCAGAAACGCCGCGCGGGCGGGATGTTTGAGCCGTTTATGTATGCGATCGCCAATCAGGTCGGCCCCAGTTGCCAGACGCTGATCCTGCCTGGTGTCGATAACGATGAAACATTAGAAGAAGCGCGCCGTCTCGGTTTTAGTGGCGCTCAGGGCACACTGTGGCCCGCAATGGATGGTGAAACTCTCGTTCTGACACTCGCTATGGCGCAATAA